The following proteins come from a genomic window of Triticum aestivum cultivar Chinese Spring chromosome 6A, IWGSC CS RefSeq v2.1, whole genome shotgun sequence:
- the LOC123130580 gene encoding predicted GPI-anchored protein 58 isoform X1 — MLKQLRGTAPSACVPRHQPELRWDLAGPRPGPRRRCPVLLFSPLAFLSVSFSDPAATPSAGRHRCHGTAAPPSARSSPECLAAPRLPAMLPVLDARTSSPVSSHRLPPAELGPMPRALLFIVLRRLESSVARAKSRRSALVPLSWPAPSPASKPPAAPQPSSSMCSSPRARTSLRPCPRTTRSASASHLLDVSSVRFAVVAPCIAVACCDLLCFVHAPVLPEGNEQRSPCSICWHALTVTMLRATSTLRPNRGLLSGPVPVSTRSGPIFGFVPEF; from the exons ATGCTCAAGCAGCTACGGGGAACCGCTCCTTCGGCTTGCGTTCCTCGCCACCAACCGGAGCTCCGATGGGATCTCGCTGGACCTCGACCAGGACCTCGCCGTCGGTGCCCCGTTCTTCTATTCTCACCTCTCGCTTTCCTTTCAGTGAGCTTCTCTGACCCTGCTGCGACGCCCTCTGCAGGTCGACATCGCTGCCATGGAACCGCAGCTCCGCCGTCTGCCCGCTCCTCGCCGGAGTGCCTTGCAGCGCCTCGCCTCCCAGCCATGCTTCCCGTCCTGGATGCCCGAACAAGCTCGCCGGTGTCCTCGCACCGTCTGCCACCAGCAGAACTAGGGCCCATGCCTCGCGCCCTCCTCTTCATCGTCCTTCGTCGCCTGGAGTCGTCGGTTGCTCGCGCCAAGTCCCGCCGCAGCGCCCTTGTTCCTCTGTCGTGGCCCGCGCCATCCCCGGCGAGCAAGCCACCAGCAGCGCCACAGCCGTCCTCATCCATGTGCTCGAGTCCACGAGCGAGGACCTCGCTGCGTCCCTGCCCAAGGACCACCCGGTCCGCCTCCGCTAGCCACCTCCTCGATGTGTCATCCGTCAGATTCGCCGTCGTCGCTCCCTGCATCGCCGTTGCCTGCTGCGACCTCCTCTGCTTCGTCCATGCCCCTGTTTTACCCGAGGGGAACGAGCAGCGCAGCCCGTGCTCGATCTGCTGGCACGCGTTGACCGTAACCATGCTCCGGGCCACTTCGACGCTAAGGCCCAACCGTGGTCTCCTTTCTGGCCCAGTTCCAGTTTCGACCAGATCTGGCCCGAT cttcggtttcgttccggagttctga
- the LOC123130580 gene encoding predicted GPI-anchored protein 58 isoform X2 produces the protein MLKQLRGTAPSACVPRHQPELRWDLAGPRPGPRRRHRCHGTAAPPSARSSPECLAAPRLPAMLPVLDARTSSPVSSHRLPPAELGPMPRALLFIVLRRLESSVARAKSRRSALVPLSWPAPSPASKPPAAPQPSSSMCSSPRARTSLRPCPRTTRSASASHLLDVSSVRFAVVAPCIAVACCDLLCFVHAPVLPEGNEQRSPCSICWHALTVTMLRATSTLRPNRGLLSGPVPVSTRSGPIFGFVPEF, from the exons ATGCTCAAGCAGCTACGGGGAACCGCTCCTTCGGCTTGCGTTCCTCGCCACCAACCGGAGCTCCGATGGGATCTCGCTGGACCTCGACCAGGACCTCGCC GTCGACATCGCTGCCATGGAACCGCAGCTCCGCCGTCTGCCCGCTCCTCGCCGGAGTGCCTTGCAGCGCCTCGCCTCCCAGCCATGCTTCCCGTCCTGGATGCCCGAACAAGCTCGCCGGTGTCCTCGCACCGTCTGCCACCAGCAGAACTAGGGCCCATGCCTCGCGCCCTCCTCTTCATCGTCCTTCGTCGCCTGGAGTCGTCGGTTGCTCGCGCCAAGTCCCGCCGCAGCGCCCTTGTTCCTCTGTCGTGGCCCGCGCCATCCCCGGCGAGCAAGCCACCAGCAGCGCCACAGCCGTCCTCATCCATGTGCTCGAGTCCACGAGCGAGGACCTCGCTGCGTCCCTGCCCAAGGACCACCCGGTCCGCCTCCGCTAGCCACCTCCTCGATGTGTCATCCGTCAGATTCGCCGTCGTCGCTCCCTGCATCGCCGTTGCCTGCTGCGACCTCCTCTGCTTCGTCCATGCCCCTGTTTTACCCGAGGGGAACGAGCAGCGCAGCCCGTGCTCGATCTGCTGGCACGCGTTGACCGTAACCATGCTCCGGGCCACTTCGACGCTAAGGCCCAACCGTGGTCTCCTTTCTGGCCCAGTTCCAGTTTCGACCAGATCTGGCCCGAT cttcggtttcgttccggagttctga